The following DNA comes from Nerophis ophidion isolate RoL-2023_Sa linkage group LG16, RoL_Noph_v1.0, whole genome shotgun sequence.
aaaatgatttgcaaatcattgtattccgtttatatttacatctaacacaatttcccaactcatatggaaacggggtttgtatatacaccgagtaaaacattgtaagaaaatatttcttacttTATCACTTGATATAATTTAGAGATATAGCTTGGTCAACTCTACATTCAGtattttaaataatgtaatgAAAATGTCAAAAAGTTCAATATTGTGTTATTTAGTAGTTGGCACCATAATAAGCAAAAGAGAGCCCAAAAATTTCTGGAATAAAATTGAACAAATTTATTGAAATGCACCACCCCCAATAGACTGTTACGTTCTAAATAAAGTAATTGTATTTAATGATTAAACATGATACAGTATGATTTTATCAATACATCTTATGTATTATATTAATTCTAGCCTTGAGATCAACTATAATACTTAAACACTCACCTGCTTCTTTCTGAAAAAGCCACGTTTGTCACAGTTGGGCATGTAGATATCATGATGTGATTTGAATAAATAACTATCCAGGCTTCTAATAAGTGTTGTTAGTAGCTTTCGACATGGGGCCTGTGTGAGAGAAAAGCACTTATAAGACTAATCATTAACAGTATCATAATCACACAGAGGATAACACTGTACTCACCTCCTCTGGATCCTCAGTTGGTGCTGGATCTAAAGACGGACAAAAATCATCATTGATCATTACACTCCAAAAAATGATTGGACTCTCGTCTTAAAAATGATACAGCATTTACTAGAACTGCTGCATTTATCCAGCGTTATCCACCTTACCTGCAGTTTGGCTCTTTTCCGTCCAGTTGATTACGCTGACATTGCTGCAGACCCCCCTGCCCTCCAGCAGGGCGCGGAGAGGTCTGGGGTCGCTTGCCGCAGGTGCACAACGAAGGCCGCTGGCACAGCTCAGAGTGTAGACCCCACACGGCTCTCCCAGGGCCAGAGTGGTGACGTTTAAATCTCCCAGCGTTTGGGAAGGCTTCCATTTGCACCCAGGACATCCTCTGGACAGCGTAGTTGCCGGCCTGGGGCTTGAGAGGCCTGCCTGCAGGAAAAGAAGCCCCAGCACATTCAGACATAAATGCATCCCCCACTTGAAAGTTGTCCAAGAGCTTGATTTGTTGATGCCTCCGAGGACCTCTGAATGAAGCCTCCTTTGGTTTATTTCCCACTCAGCTTTGAAAAGTGGATAGCAGTTTGCTCAAACCAAGAAATGGTGATAATGAGGCTGACAGATACCACTGGCAGCAGCTTTTAAAGAGCCAAACAAGCGAGGAGAGGTATGGGAGGGTGCGTGATGAAGAATGCTAGTTTTCCCTCTCATTTCCACAAAGCTGAGCACacaccccccacacacacacacacacacacacacacacacacacacactcataccaTTTGCTGTCTGTCATCTTGAAGGATAGTCATGTTTTCTCCCCCAGCATAAATCAACAGTGACGTTTGTTAATCCATtgctgtgtttttatttttattttttatactaGTTAAGGTGTAATCTATCTGAATATACCACTTAGAGGCCAGCATAGTAAGATATGGACAGTTTGTGTGCTACAATTAATGCTGCTCAACACCTACAGTGCTATAGCATTTGCTCATGTAGAACTAAAACCCAGTGAGACATGTTTGTCCTGTGTAAGGGACAAGAACAGTTAAaagttttcaatgttttttttgtgtccaACGTTAAAGAAAATATACAGGCAAGTATCGTTATGAACTGCTTTACATTGTAGATAATTAATGTtttctggtaacactttagtatgggaaacataatATTAATTAGTTGATTATCAAatcaacaaagacttaattttgagttatttggacacttgaGGAACACATAATGGTTAGGGCTAGGTTTAGGGTTACCAATAAGCAATAATTCCGAGGTTGTTGAGGGAAGATTCTTAgataatggcttactggttgtataataaggccatgcagtataaggcattaataagtagttaataatgactaattaatcaatcatccatccatccattttccaccgcttgttccttttggagtCACAGGgtgtcgctgaagcctatctcagctgcatttgggcggaaggcggtgtacaccctggacaagtcaatcaatgtttattaagagccaatatgttactaatttgcatgttaataatcaactaattaacggtgaatatgtgttccccatactaaagtgttacctgtTTTCTTTAATCACACTTCtaaattttgattaatcacatttaaTTGCAATAAATTACTTGCTTTCATA
Coding sequences within:
- the LOC133535351 gene encoding insulin-like growth factor-binding protein 3, whose amino-acid sequence is MHLCLNVLGLLFLQAGLSSPRPATTLSRGCPGCKWKPSQTLGDLNVTTLALGEPCGVYTLSCASGLRCAPAASDPRPLRALLEGRGVCSNVSVINWTEKSQTADPAPTEDPEEAPCRKLLTTLIRSLDSYLFKSHHDIYMPNCDKRGFFRKKQCWSSRGKKHRGRCWCVDESGLPVTSYTHKDSLAC